DNA sequence from the Candidatus Latescibacterota bacterium genome:
GATAGCGGGGAGGAGGAGAGATGCTCAGGGTTGAGGGATTATCGAAAAGTTTCGGGTCATTTTCGATGAATGATGTTTCGTTCGATGTGTCAGAAGGAGAATATTTTGTCCTCCTCGGTCCTTCAGGTACGGGCAAGACTGTACTCCTCGAGACACTGGCCGGGATGATGGAGGCCGATGATGGCAGGATCACCCTCAACGGGAGAGATATTACAGGAGAAAGTGTACAGAAAAGAGGAATAGGCCTGGTCTTCCAGGATCAGGCCCTCTTCCCGCATATGACGGCACGGGCAAATATAGCGTATGGACTGCATGGAAGAATGGCCGGAAAGAATGCAATGCAGGCAAGAGTGGAGGAACTTGCTGAGGAGATGGAGATTTCTCATCTCCTTGAACGAAAGCCGGGTACCCTGTCAGGCGGTGAAGCCCAGAGAGTGGCACTGGCCAGAGCCCTCGGTGCCGAACCGGATTGCCTCCTGCTCGATGAGCCACTCTCTTCACTCGACACTGGTGCACGTTCGAGGATGAGAGGACTGCTCCGAAGACTGAACCGGAAGAAGATGACGATAATACATGTTACTCATGACTATGAAGAGGCCCTTTCGCTCGCGTCGCGAGTCGGGATAATGGAGGGCGGCCGCATTGTTCAGATCGATTCTCCCGAAAGGATATTTCGCGATCCCGGCTCCGAATTCGTGGCAAGATTCGTCGGGATAAGGAATTTTTTCAGGGGAAGGATCGAGAGACAGACAGTTGCGGATCCAGGAGACCATGTCTCTGGAGGAGACTT
Encoded proteins:
- a CDS encoding ABC transporter ATP-binding protein is translated as MLRVEGLSKSFGSFSMNDVSFDVSEGEYFVLLGPSGTGKTVLLETLAGMMEADDGRITLNGRDITGESVQKRGIGLVFQDQALFPHMTARANIAYGLHGRMAGKNAMQARVEELAEEMEISHLLERKPGTLSGGEAQRVALARALGAEPDCLLLDEPLSSLDTGARSRMRGLLRRLNRKKMTIIHVTHDYEEALSLASRVGIMEGGRIVQIDSPERIFRDPGSEFVARFVGIRNFFRGRIERQTVADPGDHVSGGDFSAGAEHVAAAEPVFISDGIKLDILTSLDAGDAVVVIRSEDITVSTEPVSSSARNVIAGVIVDIAPVRGGIEILIDAGVELAATVTSRSVERLRLEIGTRVFSSIKASAIKVLDG